From the Cryptosporidium parvum Iowa II chromosome 2, whole genome shotgun sequence genome, one window contains:
- a CDS encoding phosphoprotein phosphatase related: MSDENTNSVNESVSEQYKIKGNESFKSGKYNEAIEYYTLAIKTSQASNETQNKNLHIYYSNRALCHIRLENFGSAIEDSGESIKCCPSFSKAYYRRGIAYFNLLKYSLARKDFMMVLNLTQNDRDAQSKIQICTKLIKQEKFMDAISTDRSKLIHETIDFSAPGFVVSNDYSGPHYKPLADHSKFSQSGNETNLKSREFVIPKVPDASLIRESFVTELIDFLKNPENRLHRKYAYMIVYDLIQVLKEVASKPLVRINIGKQEHITVCGDIHGQFFDLLNIFDINGLPSVNNGYLFNGDFVDRGSFSVEVILVLFTLKIMYPYHVHLARGNHETKNLNKLYGFEGEVLAKYDSGLYDLISEAFCFLPLAHVINDKVFVVHGGLCSEDNVKLSDIEQLYSRCEPADSGFMSSLLWSDPQQKEGRSPSPRGVGCNFGPDVTLNFLKTNNLDYIIRSHEVKQEGYSVDHDGKCITVFSAPNYCDSMGNKGAFIKIHEYDLKPNFVQFYAVPHPPVPAMKYANSMLSYGM, from the coding sequence ATGTCTGATGAGAACACAAATTCCGTGAATGAATCAGTTTCTGAGCAATACAAAATCAAGGGAAATGAGTCTTTTAAATCTGGCAAATATAACGAAGctattgaatattataCATTGGCTATAAAAACCTCACAAGCTTCAAATGAAACccaaaataaaaacttGCATATCTACTATTCTAACAGAGCATTGTGTCACATTAGGCTGGAGAACTTTGGCTCAGCAATTGAGGATTCTGGGGAAAGTATCAAATGTTGCCCGAGTTTTTCAAAGGCATATTATAGAAGAGGTATTGCATATTTCAACTTGCTTAAATATTCCCTTGCAAGAAAAGATTTTATGATGgttttaaatttaactCAGAATGACAGAGATGCTCAATcaaagattcaaatttgtACCAAATTAATCAAACAAGAAAAGTTTATGGATGCAATTTCAACTGATAGATCAAAATTGATACATGAGACTATAGATTTCAGTGCGCCTGGTTTCGTGGTTTCTAATGATTATTCAGGGCCTCACTATAAACCTTTGGCGGatcattcaaaattttccCAATCAGGCAACGAAACTAATTTGAAATCTAGAGAATTTGTTATACCTAAAGTGCCAGATGCTTCTCTTATTAGAGAGTCATTTGTTACTGAGCTAATTGACTTTTTAAAGAATCCAGAAAATAGGTTGCATAGAAAATACGCATATATGATTGTTTATGATTTAATACAAGTACTTAAAGAGGTTGCTTCTAAGCCACTAGtcagaattaatattggtaAACAGGAACATATTACTGTATGTGGAGATATCCATGGCCAGTTCTTTGatcttttgaatatttttgatattaatggTTTACCTTCTGTAAACAACGGGTATTTGTTTAATGGAGATTTCGTAGATAGAGGGTCATTTTCTGTTGAAGTAATTCTTGTGCTTTTTACTTTAAAGATTATGTATCCATATCATGTACACTTGGCTAGAGGTAACCATGAaacaaagaatttgaaCAAGTTGTATGGTTTTGAGGGAGAAGTCTTAGCAAAATATGACTCAGGTCTTTATGATTTGATTAGTGAAGCATTTTGTTTCCTTCCTTTGGCGCAtgttattaatgataaagtTTTCGTAGTGCATGGAGGTCTTTGTTCAGAAGATAATGTAAAACTTAGTGACATTGAACAGCTTTATTCTAGATGTGAGCCAGCTGATTCCGGATTTATGTCTTCATTACTTTGGTCTGATCCACAACAAAAGGAAGGAAGGTCTCCTTCTCCTAGAGGAGTGGGATGTAATTTTGGACCAGATGTAACGCTCAATTTTCTTAAAACTAATAACTTGGACTACATCATTAGAAGCCATGAAGTTAAACAAGAAGGTTATAGCGTTGATCATGATGGAAAATGTATTACAGTCTTTTCTGCACCAAATTATTGTGACTCTATGGGTAACAAAGGTGcatttataaaaatacaCGAATACGACCTTAAACCTAACTTTGTTCAGTTCTATGCTGTTCCACACCCACCAGTTCCAGCAATGAAATATGCAAATTCTATGCTTTCATATGGAATGTAA
- a CDS encoding DNA-directed RNA polymerase II: MFFFVELWRNISVKPSQLGPRYNEHIDDILRSQVEGQRAPPYGYVVCVIKIILKQPGRVQDSTGLIIVPVKYQAIVYRPIKGEVVDGVVESVNELGVIVDCGPLKRVFVSQSALPENMVYKSGIDGQSSRIYIDTKTQIQIKQNSQVRLRLRGVNNETLSAVAEMNSDFLGPIDDSIQ; encoded by the exons ATGTTTTTCTTTGTGGAGCTTTGGAGAAATATTTCTGTCAAGCCAAGCCAGCTTGGCCCGAGATATAATGAGCATATAGACGATATTTTAAGAAGTCAG GTCGAGGGACAACGAGCACCTCCTTATGGATACGTTGTTTGTGTGATCAAGATCATCTTAAAACAACCTGGTAGAGTGCAAGATAGCACAGGGCTTATAATTGTGCCTGTGAAATATCAGGCTATTGTTTATCGTCCAATTAAGGGAGAAGTTGTAGATGGGGTTGTTGAGAGTGTAAATGAATTAGGAGTTATCGTAGATTGTGGTCCTCTAAAAAGAGTTTTTGTAAGCCAGTCAGCTTTACCCGAAAATATGGTCTACAAAAGCGGAATCGATGGTCAGAGCAGTAGAATATATATAGATACAAAaactcaaattcaaatcaaaCAAAATTCACAAGTTAGACTTAGGCTAAGGGGAGTCAACAATGAAACTTTGTCAGCCGTGGCAGAGATGAACAGTGACTTTTTGGGGCCTATAGATGATTCCATTCAGTAG